A genomic stretch from Anopheles nili chromosome X, idAnoNiliSN_F5_01, whole genome shotgun sequence includes:
- the LOC128728574 gene encoding ionotropic receptor 93a — MALRIVATLVVLALFAGPCTGDDFPSLLSTNASIAIILDREYLGAEYDKTVEETKNIVEKLIRENLKNGGLIVKYYSWTSINLKRDFSAVLSVSNCKNTWEIYQEAVRERLVMMSITDPDCPRLPAHNAIMIPRSDGTSNSFDEVSQIILDMKGSRSINWRTATLLYDQVFDSEISRCILSLLEDREGIKPLTLTEFKINAPTHSWEKRKEIRKTLLGIPTTYTGKNFIAIVSVGTLTLLMEISKDLKLVNPSAQWLYLLPYTDQFSSNFTSSSTIINEGDNVAFVYNAGSTGQNCTVNVLCYMEKYLLHFIRSISKLIREEQVVFGQISDEEWEIIRPTKMERKNKILAMIKAAITSKDECNKCSYWKIQSAETWGYVYRTDFLSEGLDPLERKKYSMLDIGYWSPQDGFMLTDALFPHAQYGFRGVQLVFYSYHNPPWQFVSYNESGSPMINSGVVYDVLNELSRKLNFTYTMVIAQSVEVNGSAIEGNASAIFDVKAISSDIPQEIFNTLVSNKILMAAIGSTVNEKQKKFVSFTDPISIQTYSFVISRPRELSRVLLFLSPFGPDTWLCLAAAVALMGPVLCAINKLSPYYEAHNKSTETGLGKMNNCFWYIYGALLQQGGLYLPYADSGRIIIGTWWLVVLVIVTTYCGNLVAFLTFPKIDIPVNRIMQLLRNDRGMTWSIRKGTFLEEILMDSTEPKYEQLYKGSLLISEVTDELMKRIEAGQHVHIDWRNNLRYLMKRQYLRTDRCDFTLSTDEFLDEQIALVMPKDSPYLELVNEEIKRMHQFGFIQRWVAQYLPAKDKCSGSSRVMDVQNHTVNSSDMAGSYWILLLGFIGGLTIFLCEFAVHRYRLHQASKKAMMEYKE; from the exons ATGGCGCTACGGATTGTGGCCACACTCGTGGTGTTGGCGCTTTTCGCAGGTCCTTGCACGGGAGACGACTTCCCGTCGCTACTGTCAACGAACGCTTCGATTG CGATCATCCTCGATCGGGAATACTTGGGAGCTGAATATGATAAAACGGTGGAAGAGACGAAAAACATCGTGGAGAAGCTCATTCGAGAGAACTTGAAAAATGGTGGCCTGATCGTGAAATACTACTCCTGGACGAGCATCAACCTTAAGCGGG ACTTCTCCGCCGTGCTTTCGGTCTCGAACTGCAAGAACACCTGGGAGATATACCAGGAGGCGGTGCGTGAGCGGCTGGTAATGATGAGCATCACGGATCCAGATTGTCCCCGGCTGCCGGCTCACAACGCAATCATG ATCCCTCGCAGCGATGGCACGAGCAACTCCTTCGACGAAGTATCGCAAATCATACTTGATATGAAGGGTTCTCGGTCGATTAACTGGCGCACGGCGACTTTGCTCTACGATCAAGTCTTCG ATTCTGAAATCAGCCGTTGCATATTGTCTCTGCTTGAGGACCGCGAAGGCATTAAGCCGCTTACTCTGACGGAGTTCAAAATCAATGCTCCAACGCACAGCTGGGAGAAGCGGAAAGAAATTCGAAAAACGCTCCTTGGCATACCGACGACTTATACAG GCAAAAATTTCATCGCCATTGTCAGCGTAGGCACACTGACGCTTTTAATGGAGATTTCCAAG GATCTAAAACTAGTGAACCCCTCAGCACAGTGGCTTTATTTGCTGCCCTACACGGATCAATTCAGTAGCAACTTTACCTCGTCCTCCACCATCATCAACGAGGGCGATAACGTAGCGTTCGTTTACAACGCCGGGTCAACAGGTCAAAATTGCACC GTTAACGTGCTGTGCTATATGGAGAAGTATCTGCTCCACTTTATCCGCAGCATCTCGAAGTTGATCCGCGAAGAACAGGTCGTTTTTGGACAGATATCTGACGAGGAATGGGAAATTATACGGCCTACCAAGATGGAGCGAAAGAATAAGATTCTAGCCATGATAAAG GCCGCTATCACCTCTAAGGATGAGTGCAACAAGTGTTCGTACTGGAAGATACAGTCAGCGGAAACTTGGGGTTATGTTTATAGAACGGACTTTTTATCTG AGGGCCTAGATCCGTTAGAGCGCAAGAAGTACTCTATGCTAGACATTGGCTACTGGTCGCCACAGGATGGTTTCATGCTGACTGACGCCCTGTTTCCACATGCCCAGTATGGATTCCGAGGTGTCCAGCTTGTTTTCTACAGCTACCAT AACCCTCCTTGGCAATTTGTTTCTTATAATGAATCGGGTAGTCCGATGATTAACAGCGGTGTAGTGTACGATGTGCTGAACGAACTTTCGCGCAAACTTAACTTTACTTACACAATGGTTATTGCACAGTCTGTTGAAGTTAATGGCTCTGCCATAGAAGGCAATGCATCG GCGATATTTGATGTAAAAGCCATCTCATCCGATATCCCACAGGAGATATTCAACACCCTTGTGAGCAATAAG ATATTAATGGCAGCGATCGGTTCAACAGTGAATGAAAAACAGAAGAAATTCGTTAGCTTCACCGATCCCATCAGTATCCAAACGTACAGTTTTGTCATCTCTCGCCCACG GGAGCTGAGCCGAGTGCTACTGTTTCTGTCTCCATTTGGACCGGAC ACATGGCTGTGCTTGGCAGCTGCTGTAGCCCTAATGGGTCCTGTACTGTGTGCCATCAATAAGCTTAGTCCATACTACGAGGCACACAACAAgtccaccgaaaccggactCGGAAAGATGAACAACTGCTTCTGGTACATCTATGGAGCACTGCTGCAACAAG GAGGTCTTTATCTTCCATATGCCGATAGTGGGCGTATCATCATAGGAACCTGGTGGTTGG TTGTGCTAGTAATCGTCACCACGTATTGCGGTAATTTAGTGGCCTTTCTGACGTTTCCAAAGATAGACATCCCTGTCAATCGGATCATGCAACTACTTCGGAACGATCGCGGCATGACGTGGAGCATTCGTAAAGGCACCTTTTTAGAGGAGATTCTAATG GATTCAACGGAACCGAAGTACGAACAACTATATAAGGGTAGCTTGCTGATCAGCGAAGTGACGGACGAGCTGATGAAGCGCATCGAAGCCGGCCAACACGTGCACATCGACTGGCGGAACAACCTGCGGTATCTAATGAAGCGCCAGTACCTTCGGACGGACCGGTGCGACTTCACGCTCAGCACGGACGAGTTCCTGGACGAGCAAATTGCACTGGTGATGCCAAAGGACAGCCCATATCTTGAGCTGGTAAATGAGGAGATTAAGCGCATGCACCAGTTTGGTTTTATACAGCGTTGGGTGGCGCAGTACCTTCCCGCTAAGGACAAGTGCAGCGGTTCCAGCCGGGTGATGGACGTCCAGAACCACACGGTCAACAGCTCGGACATGGCGGGTTCCTACTGGATCCTGCTGCTTGGCTTCATCGGTGGACTTACGATCTTTTTGTGTGAATTCGCCGTTCACCGGTACCGATTGCACCAAGCGTCCAAAAAGGCGATGATGGAGTACAAAGAGTAG
- the LOC128728653 gene encoding protein stunted-like isoform X2, with product MAAWRSAGLNYINYSNIAARLLRQALKPDLRAQASRRDESHIKFTKWQGGKPENEK from the exons ATGGCCGCATGGAGATCAGCTGGATTGAA CTACATCAATTACTCCAACATCGCCGCTCGTTTGCTGCGACAGGCCTTGAAGCCAGATCTGCGAGCCCAAGCTTCTCGACGAGACGAATCGCACATCAAATTCACTAAATGGCAGGGCGGCAAGCCAGAAA atgaaaaataa
- the LOC128728870 gene encoding beta-1,3-galactosyltransferase 5-like — MPCPGLKVSHVIFVIVILITIVFYSSLNGRHFIFEPRRYTNHRKNDPSPLANRTLSSVAADKAIGPAAAAIERQKCNMFQIVMQGCSFNMLTKTLERVQQQQEKNQTLQLAQQLQQEQEGTAPEQVDNIQRIPNPSAVKGPASGSSSSSSSQPPAPQPTATETDGERVIKTRDLYHSGHLPDGACVANLCPRNGTDVSLLILVTSAPTHREQRLAIRQSWGHYGSRRDISIGFIVGQTDEARIEDQLAAESYMYSDLIRGNFIDSYRNLTLKTISLLEWTKLHCPNASFLLKTDDDMFINVPKLLQFMEAHSSQRRTIFGRLAKKWKPIRNKKSKYYVSPEQYYPPVFPPFTTGPAYLLTADIIREMFDKSLSQTYLKLEDVYTTGIVAQLLNIHRINVKEFLNRRIAFNQCNIKKAISIHMVKNNEQLDLWKKQVDTSVSCT; from the exons ATGCCCTGCCCGGGGTTGAAGGTGTCGCATGTAATATTTGTAATTGTAATCCTAATAACGATCGTGTTCTACTCGTCGCTCAATGGCCGGCACTTCATCTTCGAGCCGCGCCGGTACACAAACCACCGGAAGAACGATCCTAGCCCGCTGGCAAATCGCACCCTATCGTCGGTGGCCGCGGACAAAGCGATCGGACCGGCGGCGGCCGCAATCGAGCGGCAAAAATGCAACATGTTCCAGATAGTGATGCAGGGTTGCAGCTTTAACATGCTCACGAAGACGCTCGAGCgcgtacagcagcagcaggaaaagaaCCAAACGCTACAGCTCGcgcaacagctgcagcaagAGCAAGAGGGAACTGCCCCAGAGCAGGTGGACAATATTCAGCGAATACCAAACCCGTCGGCGGTCAAGGGACCCGCGTCCGGATCATCTTCATCCTCCTCATCGCAACCGCCGGCACCGCAACCGACGGCCACGGAGACCGATGGCGAGCGGGTGATCAAAACGCGCGATCTATATCATTCAGGGCACCTTCCCGACGGAGCGTGCGTCGCGAATCTGTGCCCCCGGAACGGCACGGACGTGTCGTTACTCATCCTGGTGACGTCCGCTCCGACGCACCGGGAGCAGCGGCTTGCGATCCGGCAATCGTGGGGTCACTACGGTAGCCGGCGTGATATCTCGATTGGCTTCATCGTGGGGCAGACGGATGAGGCTCGCATTGAGGATCAGCTGGCTGCGGAAAGCTACATGTACAGCGATTTGATACGCGGTAATTTCATCGACAGCTACCGAAATCTCACGCTCAAGACGATCTCGCTGCTCGAATGGACGAAGCTGCACTGCCCGAACGCGTCCTTTCTGCTAAAGACGGACGATGACATGTTCATCAACGTGCCGAAGTTGCTGCAGTTTATGGAAGCCCACAGCAGCCAACGGCGGACGATTTTTGGTCGCCTAGCGAAGAAGTGGAAACCGATTCGCAACAAGAAGTCCAAATACTACGTCAGCCCGGAGCAGTACTATCCGCCTGTCTTTCCACCCTTCACCACTG GACCAGCGTATCTACTGACGGCCGATATTATTCGCGAGATGTTCGACAAGTCCCTCAGCCAAACCTACCTGAAGCTGGAGGATGTGTACACGACCGGCATCGTTGCGCAGCTGCTAAACATCCACCGGATCAACGTGAAGGAGTTCCTCAACCGCCGGATAGCGTTTAACCAGTGCAACATCAAGAAAGCGATCAGCATCCACATGGTCAAGAATAACGAGCAACTCGACCTATGGAAAAAGCAGGTCGACACAAGCGTCTCGTGCACGTAG
- the LOC128728653 gene encoding protein stunted-like isoform X1 gives MAAWRSAGLNYINYSNIAARLLRQALKPDLRAQASRRDESHIKFTKWQGGKPEKTIAE, from the exons ATGGCCGCATGGAGATCAGCTGGATTGAA CTACATCAATTACTCCAACATCGCCGCTCGTTTGCTGCGACAGGCCTTGAAGCCAGATCTGCGAGCCCAAGCTTCTCGACGAGACGAATCGCACATCAAATTCACTAAATGGCAGGGCGGCAAGCCAGAAA AGACCATCGCGGAATAA
- the LOC128728597 gene encoding uncharacterized protein LOC128728597, with translation MNRSNTQGVLLLVCSLWLLICLHTTDGSVLASENDRDNRQARAVRRSDTDVSDRVEDRTNAIDQPLDAALQLKYYDVVQVDLVQSLPTQAAGQSGTVALVAAGAGEGPGQDNQSVSVAPPATKSESAKTLADQVAEGKYGLIHRELFQRRPQRLGVLNYRRNEEVPLDDERNYGGLRPDEIWLAEDHLLVLKGGSINFGSNRSGADGPAGAWQPIDDYRAPDRQVQIPANPAVPPPFPVQLREDGPIEFIRGRQVPAFNPFTNESAFLFTNKAFPVIRPEDFGGQNILAGPAAHNASGQHHTGLQYPPPVNPPPVSDNRTYSNPFLKLPPPPGLPLGPPLAGPGGSLDEQRNRTGLFPPGDEDDPSLYYPPPYTFEYRGNYTNPVPPGPLVPGIILPPPPNFFILKPTVSSANGTERVPVERTKPSKPPKTLYSGSRPTATATTTTAAPTPPPVNSVVPPKIVPSRVEIQKAVLKTFVPVLEVYGAPRQPGSKVPTKRPRPKPTLPPTVTTTVPLHAPSTKLHKIPPEGARQPPVVPAHPIYAEYFDIRTSTSPPIWDAGVSPPVTPHLPRTYLPVAGKSRPEAARPSVAAAAIDGSGDYLGGNTYGTYSPIEQFHREVQTIRQTLQIYEKANKLNKAGGRTSKAHSAGPSLANLSLSFDGNVYRTVYPTEVVAAPQPIHVAQPAAYHRQPPQVYRPPYEQAPAYIYRQTDLPAGYYVTTTEYGRHTPTAYGEQHQPPPQQYYHQPPPPPPPPPHQQPDLSYIAPVILNNGASGYNRRPEFDTTTTKSYLILDHRLPATGRLHPDRQRQPLSELPYLYRSTGTGSPGSASEQGLPARNRYLEGDILVNYKHPLPVLNPDSEFLPYHHRLKVRKRQNVRGAGEQKPRYLGQSLYNHR, from the exons ATGAATCGCAGCAACACGCAGGGTGTTCTTCTGCTGGTCTGTTCGCTGTGGCTGCTCATCTGCCTGCACACCACCGATGGTTCGGTGTTGGCAAGTGAGAACGATCG TGACAACCGGCAGGCTCGTGCCGTACGGCGTTCAGACACTGACGTATCGGATCGGGTTGAGGACCGCACGAATGCGATTGATCAACCCCTGGATGCGGCTCTCCAGCTGAAGTACTACGATGTGGTACAGGTCGACTTGGTCCAGAGCCTCCCGACTCAGGCTGCTGGACAGTCAGGGACAGTAGCGCTGGTTGCGGCAGGTGCAGGTGAAGGTCCAGGACAAGACAACCAGTCTGTGTCAGTAGCTCCACCAGCGACGAAGAGCGAGTCAGCTAAAACCCTCGCAGATCAGGTGGCGGAGGGCAAATATGGGCTGATCCATCGCGAGCTGTTCCAGCGTCGACCACAGCGGCTCGGCGTGCTGAACTACCGCCGTAACGAGGAGGTCCCACTAGACGATGAACGCAACTACGGTGGTCTCCGTCCAGATGAGATCTGGCTAGCAGAAGATCACCTGCTAGTGCTGAAGGGTGGCTCGATCAACTTTGGTAGTAACCGATCGGGGGCAGATGGACCTGCCGGGGCCTGGCAGCCCATCGACGACTACCGTGCCCCGGATCGGCAGGTCCAGATCCCAGCTAACCCCGCCGTACCGCCACCCTTTCCCGTGCAGCTCCGCGAGGACGGACCGATTGAGTTTATCCGTGGTCGTCAGGTGCCGGCATTTAATCCGTTCACTAACGAATCGGCGTTCCTCTTCACCAACAAAGCGTTCCCGGTCATTCGGCCGGAGGATTTCGGCGGGCAAAATATACTTGCCGGGCCAGCGGCGCACAATGCTTCTGGCCAGCACCACACCGGACTCCAGTATCCGCCTCCGGTCAACCCACCGCCCGTTTCGGACAACCGGACGTACTCGAACCCGTTCCTGAAGTTACCGCCACCGCCGGGGTTGCCTCTGGGACCGCCACTAGCAGGTCCTGGAGGTTCTTTGGATGAGCAGCGGAACCGCACTGGTCTCTTCCCGCCTGGAGACGAAGACGACCCGTCATTGTACTACCCTCCACCGTACACGTTCGAGTACCGCGGGAACTACACCAACCCGGTACCACCGGGTCCGCTTGTTCCTGGAATCAtcttaccaccaccaccgaacttCTTCATCCTCAAACCGACGGTGTCGTCTGCCAACGGGACTGAGCGGGTTCCGGTTGAGCGAACAAAGCCCTCtaaaccacccaaaaccctCTACTCAGGTAGCCGCCCTACGGCGACGGCAACAACTACAACAGCTGCTCCAACTCCGCCACCTGTCAACAGTGTCGTGCCGCCCAAGATTGTGCCGTCGCGTGTCGAGATTCAGAAGGCCGTGTTGAAGACGTTCGTGCCGGTGTTGGAGGTGTACGGTGCTCCTCGACAGCCTGGTTCTAAGGTGCCCACTAAACGACCGCGCCCAAAACCAACTCTCCCACCGACAGTGACCACCACCGTGCCACTACACGCCCCATCGACTAAGCTGCACAAAAtcccaccagagggcgctcgaCAGCCACCAGTCGTGCCAGCACATCCAATCTACGCCGAGTACTTCGATATTCGCACGTCCACGAGTCCACCCATCTGGGACGCAGGTGTATCGCCACCTGTCACGCCTCATCTACCCCGCACGTACCTTCCTGTGGCGGGTAAAAGCCGCCCGGAAGCAGCCCGTCCGTCAGTGGCGGCAGCTGCTATTGACGGGTCCGGTGACTACTTGGGAGGTAACACCTACGGCACCTACAGCCCGATTGAGCAGTTCCACCGGGAAGTACAGACCATCCGTCAGACGTTGCAGATCTAcgagaaggcaaacaaacttAATAAGGCTGGTGGGCGTACGTCAAAGGCGCACTCAGCTGGACCGTCTCTTGCTAACCTCTCGCTGTCGTTTGATGGTAACGTCTACCGGACGGTCTACCCGACGGAAGTCGTCGCTGCACCTCAGCCGATACACGTGGCCCAACCAGCAGCCTACCATCGTCAACCGCCACAGGTCTACCGACCACCT TATGAACAGGCACCTGCCTATATCTACCGACAGACGGACCTGCCAGCTGGGTACTACGTCACTACGACAGAGTACGGCCGTCACACACCAACTGCGTACGGTGAGCAACACCAGCCTCCACCGCAGCAGTACTACCAtcagccaccaccaccaccaccgccgccaccgcaTCAGCAACCAGATCTGTCATACATCGCACCTGTCATCCTCAACAACGGCGCTAGCGGGTATAACCGACGACCCGAGTTTGACACGACCACCACCAAGTCCTACCTCATCCTGGACCACCGACTGCCGGCGACTGGCCGTCTACATCCTGACCGCCAACGTCAACCCCTCTCGGAGCTACCGTACCTGTACCGgagcaccggaaccggttcgcCAGGGTCGGCCAGTGAGCAGGGACTGCCAGCACGCAACCGGTACCTCGAGGGTGACATCCTCGTCAACTACAAGCATCCGTTGCCGGTGCTCAACCCGGACAGCGAGTTCCTGCCCTACCACCATCGGCTGAAGGTGCGCAAGCGGCAGAACGTGCGCGGAGCTGGTGAGCAGAAGCCGCGCTACCTCGGACAGTCCCTCTACAACCATCGGTAG
- the LOC128728722 gene encoding uncharacterized protein F54F2.9: MVEYTRTVSVLLVLLMCATPLTYAHGWGSEDMELFDLVEEVNENFYTLMNINQTASLAAIKRAFRTLSVVLHPDKNDAEDANIRFRNLVSVYEILKDPVKREKYDKVLKEGMPNWKSALYYYRHVRKMGMVESATILFLVITVMQYFVAWAAYVEKKYTAEQIVGSKLKKLNKKKQTNVQLEELISEIPLPSIKNTLPCQIPVWVWKLVTGTPGAIRLMFEMYSQQKKLKEEELQREQEEIELQASLEEQRAKEKENRTLRKRSKKMLVPEKTDEELAAYSQRIHKPGQDNESGKGPSTAVPQSGGLWTEDDLTELVRLVKKYPGGTSNRWELIAELMQRCVEEVTYMAAKMKECGYRLPHQVDGASSLDAPGAGTVAASVAKVKTKTRDNTSSEAASSTWTQQLQQALEVAIQKYPKSANYDRWQKIANSVPGKSKEECIARYKYLVELVRKQKTAASPAAEDEQPAPAGPDGDDQTQPATSEDTHKPDDEPGDNSEPVAAGGKSQAKSKRRERKKAKAYYSYSEDSDMSNEPEEI; this comes from the exons ATGGTAGAATACACCCGCACAGTCagcgtgctgctggtgctgctgatgtGTGCAACCCCGCTGACGTACGCGCACGGCTGGGGCTCGGAAGACATGGAGCTGTTCGATCTCGTCGAGGAAGTGAACGAAAACTTCTACACCCTCATGAACATCAACCAGACGGCATCACTGGCCGCGATCAAGCGAGCCTTCCGGACGCTGTCGGTTGTGCTGCATCCGGATAAGAACGATGCCGAGGACGCAAACATCCGGTTCCGTAACCTAGTCTCGGTGTACGAGATCCTCAAGGATCCGGTTAAGCGGGAGAAATACGACAAGGTGCTGAAGGAGGGCATGCCGAACTGGAAGTCGGCCCTGTACTACTACCGGCATGTGCGCAAGATGGGCATGGTCGAGAGCGCCACCATTCTGTTCCTCGTAATCACCGTAATGCAGTATTTTGTGGCGTGGGCCGCCTATGTCGAGAAGAAGTACACAGCG GAGCAAATCGTGGGCAGTAAACTGAAAAAGTTGAACAAGAAAAAGCAGACGAACGTGCAGCTGGAGGAACTGATCAGCGAGATTCCTTTGCCAAGCATAAAAAACACTCTCCCCTGTCAGATcccggtgtgggtgtggaaaTTGGTGACCGGAACACCAGGCGCCATACGGCTCATGTTCGAAATGTACTCGCAGCAGAAAAAGCTGAAGGAAGAAGAGCTGCAAAG GGAGCAAGAAGAAATCGAGCTTCAAGCGTCCCTGGAAGAACAGCGTGcaaaggagaaggaaaatcgcaccctgcgcaagcgatcgaaaaagATGCTGGTGCCGGAGAAGACGGATGAAGAGCTGGCCGCATACAGCCAGCGCATCCATAAGCCGGGCCAGGATAACGAAAGTGGAAAAGGCCCATCTACAGCGGTGCCCCAATCGGGTGGTCTGTGGACCGAGGACGATTTAACCGAGCTGGTGCGCTTGGTAAAAAAATACCCAGGTGGCACCAGCAACCGGTGGGAGCTAATCGCAGAACTAATGCAGCGCTGCGTCGAAGAAGTCACCTACATGGCCGCCAAGATGAAGGAATGCGGTTACCGTTTACCACACCAGGTTGACGGTGCGAGCTCACTCGACGCACCAGGGGCTGGTACGGTGGCAGCCTCCGTGGCAaaagtgaaaacgaaaacacgcgACAATACCTCGAGCGAGGCCGCCAGCAGCACATGGacgcagcagctgcagcaagcGCTCGAGGTCGCCATCCAAAAGTATCCCAAATCGGCCAACTACGATCGATGGCAAAAGATCGCAAACAGCGTGCCGGGTAAATCGAAGGAAGAGTGTATCGCGCGGTACAAATATCTCGTAGAGCTTGTAAGGAAGCAGAAGACTGCCGCCTCACCAGCAGCGGAAGACGAGCAGCCAGCTCCCGCGGGACCCGATGGGGACGATCAAACCCAACCCGCTACTTCCGAGGACACGCACAAACCAGACGACGAGCCAGGGGACAACAGCGAACCGGTGGCTGCCGGTGGCAAGAGCCAAGCGAAGAGCAAACGACGCGAGCgcaagaaagcgaaagcataCTACAGCTACTCGGA